A portion of the Salmo trutta chromosome 1, fSalTru1.1, whole genome shotgun sequence genome contains these proteins:
- the LOC115163638 gene encoding 3'(2'),5'-bisphosphate nucleotidase 1 isoform X2, with protein sequence MSGNPAVVMRLVASAYAVAEKAGAIIRRVLHSGELGIVEKTGANDLQTLADRLVQQSICASLSKSFPKITIIGEEDLPEEAVKEDLIESSQSEEILQKSCPLEYSALKEEELVVWVDPLDGTKEYTEGLLDHVTVLIGIAYGGKAIAGVINQPFFNYQLGTETADMGRTLWGMPGLGAFGFELQEVPDGRRIVTTTRSHSNKLVTDTVDAMEPHDVIRVGGAGNKIVQLVEGKASAYVFASLGTKKWDTCAPEAILHAVGGKLTDMHGSALRYDANVKHMNSAGVLATLRNHQYYTSKVPQSVLQALKP encoded by the exons ATGTCGGGAAATCCAGCAGTGGTGATGCGTTTGGTGGCTTCGGCTTACGCAGTGGCAGAGAAGGCAGGAGCCATCATACGGAGGGTTCTTCACAGCGGAGAGCTGGGAATCGTGGAAAAG ACGGGGGCTAACGATCTACAGACACTGGCAGACAGGCTGGTCCAGCAGAGCATATGTGCCTCCCTATCCAAAAGCTTCCCCAAAATCACCATCATCGGAGAGGAG GATCTGCCAGAGGAGGCTGTCAAAGAGGACTTGATTGAGAGCAGTCAGTCTGAAGAAATCCTACAAAAGTCCTGTCCATTGGAATACAGTGCCctgaaagaggaggag CTGGTTGTGTGGGTCGACCCCCTTGATGGCACTAAAGAATACACTGAAG GGCTTCTTGATCACGTGACTGTACTGATCGGCATTGCATATGGAGGGAAGGCCATTGCCGGGGTCATCAACCAGCCCTTCTTCAATTATCAG TTGGGGACGGAGACAGCAGACATGGGGAGAACTCTGTGGGGAATGCCGGGACTGGGCGCCTTCGGGTTCGAGCTACAGGAGGTTCCGGATGGCCGACGCATAGTCACCACAACCCGTTCCCACAGCAACAAACTTGTCACAGACACCGTGGATGCCATGGAACCTCATGATGTGATAAGAGTTGGCGGAGCAGGAAATAAG ATTGTTCAGCTTGTGGAGGGGAAGGCCTCAGCCTATGTCTTTGCCAGTCTAGGAACTAAAAAGTGGGACACGTGTGCCCCTGAAGCCATCCTGCATGCAGTAGGAG GTAAGCTGACAGACATGCATGGCAGTGCGTTGCGTTATGATGCTAATGTTAAGCACATGAATTCTGCTGGGGTGCTGGCCACTCTACGCAACCACCAGTACTACACCAGCAAAGTGCCCCAGTCAGTCCTGCAGGCCCTCAAGCCCTGA
- the LOC115163638 gene encoding 3'(2'),5'-bisphosphate nucleotidase 1 isoform X1, with protein sequence MFLQLDWKIIIQSTLDTTMSGNPAVVMRLVASAYAVAEKAGAIIRRVLHSGELGIVEKTGANDLQTLADRLVQQSICASLSKSFPKITIIGEEDLPEEAVKEDLIESSQSEEILQKSCPLEYSALKEEELVVWVDPLDGTKEYTEGLLDHVTVLIGIAYGGKAIAGVINQPFFNYQLGTETADMGRTLWGMPGLGAFGFELQEVPDGRRIVTTTRSHSNKLVTDTVDAMEPHDVIRVGGAGNKIVQLVEGKASAYVFASLGTKKWDTCAPEAILHAVGGKLTDMHGSALRYDANVKHMNSAGVLATLRNHQYYTSKVPQSVLQALKP encoded by the exons atgtttctacaacttgattggaaaataataatacaatctACATTAGACACTA CAATGTCGGGAAATCCAGCAGTGGTGATGCGTTTGGTGGCTTCGGCTTACGCAGTGGCAGAGAAGGCAGGAGCCATCATACGGAGGGTTCTTCACAGCGGAGAGCTGGGAATCGTGGAAAAG ACGGGGGCTAACGATCTACAGACACTGGCAGACAGGCTGGTCCAGCAGAGCATATGTGCCTCCCTATCCAAAAGCTTCCCCAAAATCACCATCATCGGAGAGGAG GATCTGCCAGAGGAGGCTGTCAAAGAGGACTTGATTGAGAGCAGTCAGTCTGAAGAAATCCTACAAAAGTCCTGTCCATTGGAATACAGTGCCctgaaagaggaggag CTGGTTGTGTGGGTCGACCCCCTTGATGGCACTAAAGAATACACTGAAG GGCTTCTTGATCACGTGACTGTACTGATCGGCATTGCATATGGAGGGAAGGCCATTGCCGGGGTCATCAACCAGCCCTTCTTCAATTATCAG TTGGGGACGGAGACAGCAGACATGGGGAGAACTCTGTGGGGAATGCCGGGACTGGGCGCCTTCGGGTTCGAGCTACAGGAGGTTCCGGATGGCCGACGCATAGTCACCACAACCCGTTCCCACAGCAACAAACTTGTCACAGACACCGTGGATGCCATGGAACCTCATGATGTGATAAGAGTTGGCGGAGCAGGAAATAAG ATTGTTCAGCTTGTGGAGGGGAAGGCCTCAGCCTATGTCTTTGCCAGTCTAGGAACTAAAAAGTGGGACACGTGTGCCCCTGAAGCCATCCTGCATGCAGTAGGAG GTAAGCTGACAGACATGCATGGCAGTGCGTTGCGTTATGATGCTAATGTTAAGCACATGAATTCTGCTGGGGTGCTGGCCACTCTACGCAACCACCAGTACTACACCAGCAAAGTGCCCCAGTCAGTCCTGCAGGCCCTCAAGCCCTGA
- the LOC115163569 gene encoding serine/threonine-protein phosphatase PP1-beta catalytic subunit, which translates to MAESELNVDSIISRLLEVRGCRPGKIVQMTEAEVRGLCIKSREIFLSQPILLELEAPLKICGDIHGQYTDLLRLFEYGGFPPEANYLFLGDYVDRGKQSLETICLLLAYKIKYPENFFLLRGNHECASINRIYGFYDECKRRFNIKLWKTFTDCFNCLPIAAIIDEKIFCCHGGLSPDLQSMEQIRRIMRPTDVPDTGLLCDLLWSDPDKDVQGWGENDRGVSFTFGADVVSKFLNRHDLDLICRAHQVVEDGYEFFAKRQLVTLFSAPNYCGEFDNAGGMMSVDESLMCSFQILKPSEKKAKYQYGGVNTGRPVTPPRTAQAPKKR; encoded by the exons TGCGAGGATGCCGTCCAGGGAAGATAGTCCAGATGACGGAGGCGGAGGTGCGGGGGTTGTGCATCAAGTCCCGGGAGATCTTCCTCAGCCAGCCCATCCTACTGGAGCTGGAGGCGCCGCTCAAAATCTGTG GTGATATCCATGGGCAGTACACAGACCTGCTGCGGCTCTTTGAGTACGGGGGCTTCCCGCCGGAGGCTAACTACCTGTTCCTGGGGGATTACGTGGACCGAGGCAAGCAGTCCTTGGAAACCATCTGCCTACTGCTGGCCTACAAGATCAAATACCCCGAGAACTTCTTCCTGCTCAGAGGAAACCACGAATGTGCCTCCATCAACCGCATCTACGGTTTCTATGACGAGT GCAAACGCAGATTCAACATAAAGCTGTGGAAGACCTTCACAGATTGCTTCAACTGTTTGCCCATTGCCGCTATAATCGATGAGAAGATCTTCTGCTGCCATGGAG GTCTCTCTCCTGATCTGCAGTCCATGGAGCAAATCCGACGCATCATGAGGCCCACTGATGTCCCTGACACAG GCCTGCTGTGTGACCTGCTGTGGTCAGATCCAGACaaagacgtgcagggctggggggAAAACGACCGGGGTGTCTCCTTCACCTTTGGGGCCGACGTGGTCAGCAAGTTCCTCAACCGCCACGACCTGGACCTCATCTGCAGAGCCCACCAG GTTGTTGAGGACGGCTATGAGTTCTTTGCCAAACGGCAGCTGGTGACGCTGTTCTCAGCTCCCAACTACTGCGGGGAGTTTGACAACGCTGGGGGCATGATGAGCGTGGACGAGTCCCTCATGTGTTCCTTTCAG ATTTTGAAGCCGTCAGAGAAAAAAGCTAAGTACCAGTATGGGGGAGTGAACACGGGACGCCCTGTAACCCCACCTCGTACTGCCCAAGCCCCAAAGAAGAGGTGA